One window of Pseudomonas sp. ML2-2023-3 genomic DNA carries:
- a CDS encoding glycosyl transferase family protein encodes MNTPAALTLETPAEHPFAQFVRILGKGKRGARNLTREEAREAMGMLLDDKAEDTQLGAFLMLLRHKEESSEEMAGFTEAVRDRLAAPAIKVDIDWPTYAGKKRHLPWYLLTAKCLAQNGVRIFMHGGGAHTAGRMYSEQLLEVLGIPLCRNWQGVNEALDTGNPAFMPLQDWAPQLQRMIDLRNTLGLRSPIHSLARILNPLSARCGLQSIFHPGYQSVHREASGLLGDTSIVIKGDGGEVEINPDTSSHLYGTTAGVSWDEEWPALSSQRHVKPPSLEPEHLKALWRGEVEDSYPQLALLSTMALALRGLGTPREQAFELAQRYWDNRDTSI; translated from the coding sequence ATGAACACTCCCGCTGCGCTGACTCTCGAAACTCCGGCCGAACACCCGTTTGCTCAATTTGTACGCATCCTGGGCAAAGGTAAACGGGGTGCCCGCAACCTGACCCGCGAAGAAGCTCGCGAGGCAATGGGCATGCTGCTCGACGACAAGGCAGAAGACACCCAGCTGGGGGCCTTTCTGATGTTATTGCGGCACAAGGAAGAAAGCTCAGAAGAAATGGCAGGTTTCACCGAAGCCGTCAGAGACCGCCTGGCAGCACCCGCGATCAAGGTCGACATCGACTGGCCGACTTATGCAGGCAAAAAGCGCCACTTGCCTTGGTATCTGCTGACCGCCAAGTGCCTGGCCCAGAACGGCGTACGTATCTTCATGCATGGCGGAGGCGCTCATACGGCGGGCCGAATGTACAGTGAGCAGCTGCTTGAGGTGCTTGGCATCCCGCTGTGCCGCAACTGGCAGGGCGTCAATGAAGCGCTGGACACAGGCAATCCGGCGTTTATGCCGCTGCAGGACTGGGCGCCGCAATTGCAGCGCATGATAGACCTGCGCAACACTCTGGGCCTGCGCTCGCCGATCCACTCCCTGGCACGCATTCTCAACCCCCTGAGTGCCCGCTGCGGCCTGCAAAGCATCTTCCATCCGGGCTATCAAAGCGTGCACCGAGAAGCCAGTGGCTTGCTGGGAGACACCAGCATCGTGATCAAGGGTGATGGCGGCGAAGTCGAAATCAATCCCGACACATCAAGCCATCTTTACGGCACAACGGCAGGCGTGAGCTGGGATGAAGAGTGGCCCGCCTTGTCGTCACAACGCCATGTCAAACCCCCATCGCTGGAGCCGGAACATCTCAAGGCGCTTTGGCGTGGCGAAGTCGAAGACAGCTACCCCCAATTGGCCCTGTTGTCGACGATGGCCCTTGCATTGCGAGGGCTGGGCACCCCCCGGGAGCAAGCCTTTGAGCTGGCACAGCGCTATTGGGACAATCGTGACACATCGATCTAA
- a CDS encoding YheU family protein, giving the protein MLIPYDQLEPDTLTRLIEDFVSRDGTDNGDDTPQETRVLRVRHALSKGQAVIFFDLESQQCQLMPKHAVPKEFFD; this is encoded by the coding sequence ATGCTCATTCCCTACGACCAGCTTGAACCCGACACCCTCACCCGCCTGATCGAAGATTTCGTAAGCCGTGATGGCACTGACAACGGCGATGACACGCCTCAGGAAACCCGCGTGCTGCGTGTCCGACATGCGCTGAGCAAAGGGCAAGCGGTTATTTTTTTCGACCTTGAAAGCCAACAGTGCCAGCTGATGCCCAAGCACGCAGTGCCAAAAGAGTTCTTTGATTAA
- the csrA gene encoding carbon storage regulator CsrA has translation MGSFTQCSLYAYSDPRMTAMQILSRAASERISIGSEITLCVIAVNGTSVRLGVEAPRDISVHRDEIYKRIRDRTAGRLASGELAKD, from the coding sequence ATGGGTAGTTTTACGCAGTGCAGTCTTTATGCCTACTCAGATCCTAGGATGACAGCCATGCAGATACTTAGTCGTGCCGCAAGCGAGCGTATTTCAATCGGATCAGAAATAACGCTGTGCGTTATTGCCGTAAACGGTACAAGCGTGCGCCTGGGGGTCGAGGCCCCCAGGGACATCAGTGTTCATCGCGATGAAATCTATAAGCGGATACGAGACCGCACTGCTGGGCGCCTTGCCAGCGGCGAACTTGCAAAGGATTAA
- a CDS encoding YnfA family protein — protein sequence MLNYVWFFLAALFEIAGCYGFWMWLRQGKSPWWALPAIVSLVLFALLLTKVEAAYAGRAYAAYGGIYIVTSIAWLAVVERIRPLGSDWIGVGLCVIGATIILLGPRFSSP from the coding sequence ATGCTCAACTACGTATGGTTTTTTTTGGCAGCCCTGTTTGAAATTGCAGGTTGCTATGGATTTTGGATGTGGTTGCGCCAGGGCAAAAGCCCATGGTGGGCGTTGCCGGCGATCGTGAGTCTGGTGTTGTTTGCCTTGCTGCTGACCAAGGTCGAAGCGGCTTATGCCGGGCGTGCCTATGCCGCCTATGGCGGGATTTACATTGTGACGTCCATTGCCTGGCTGGCGGTCGTTGAGCGCATTCGACCACTGGGTTCAGACTGGATTGGGGTAGGGTTGTGTGTGATTGGCGCCACCATCATCTTGCTGGGACCGCGCTTTTCAAGCCCTTAA
- a CDS encoding DUF3309 family protein: protein MFMTTILLIVLILLLVGGLPVFPHSKSWGYGPSGIIGTVLVVLLILLLLGKI, encoded by the coding sequence ATATTCATGACCACAATTCTTCTGATCGTTCTTATTTTGCTGTTAGTCGGCGGACTGCCGGTGTTCCCGCACTCAAAAAGCTGGGGATACGGCCCCTCGGGCATTATCGGGACCGTGCTGGTAGTGCTGTTGATATTGCTCCTGCTCGGCAAGATCTGA
- a CDS encoding LTA synthase family protein, whose product MANPDAPSQQHAATRVLQPTVKSHLAFTLLCALIMMVMFTLLRVALLVYNREMILDTPASTFLEAFANGLRFDLRIVVYFSIPLLLALLSVKAMAMRGVLRFWLLAASSLALFLGLMEMDFYREFHQRLNGLVFQYVKEDPKTVMSMLWYGFPVVRYLLAWAVGTVILYFAFRGADRVTRPSAGAVASGTSRTVAPWYGRVAVFMVLLLVCVVAARGTLRQGPPLRWGDAYTTDSNFANQLGLNGSLSLIAAAKSRFGDDRTNIWKATLEEPVAQQTVRDMLLTEHDKLVDPDTAPVRRDTTPPAEKTLPIKNVVVILMESFAGHSVGALGRPGNITPYFDNLSKEGLLFERFFSNGTHTHQGMFATMACFPNLPGFEYLMQTPEGSHKLSGLPELLSARKFDDVYVYNGDFAWDNQSGFFSNQGMTTFVGRNDFVNPVFSDPTWGVSDQDMFNRGLEELKKREGKEPFYALLQTLSNHTPYALPTPLPVEPVTDRGSLNEHLTAMRYSDWALGQFFEKARKEPYFKETLFVVVGDHGFGNEQQISEMDLGRFNVPLLLIGPGIQEKFGARNDTVGTQVDIVPTIMGRLGGEFRQQCWGRDLLTLPEGDKGSGVIKPSGSDQTVAIISDDYLLVQPKDMPAKVWQYKLGANADAKVVTDSPEATELKTKLESFLQTATKSLLDNTAGVADPK is encoded by the coding sequence ATGGCAAACCCGGACGCCCCAAGCCAACAACATGCTGCCACGCGTGTGTTGCAACCGACCGTCAAATCGCATCTGGCGTTTACGCTGCTCTGTGCCTTGATCATGATGGTGATGTTCACCCTGCTACGGGTGGCATTGCTGGTTTACAACCGGGAAATGATCCTCGATACCCCGGCCTCGACTTTCCTCGAAGCGTTCGCCAACGGCCTGCGTTTCGACTTGCGCATTGTCGTTTACTTCAGCATTCCACTGCTGTTGGCGCTGCTCAGTGTCAAGGCAATGGCCATGCGCGGGGTGCTGCGCTTCTGGCTTCTCGCAGCCTCCAGCCTGGCACTGTTTTTGGGCCTGATGGAGATGGACTTCTACCGTGAGTTCCATCAACGCCTCAACGGCCTGGTTTTCCAGTACGTCAAGGAAGACCCGAAAACCGTCATGAGCATGTTGTGGTATGGCTTCCCGGTAGTGCGTTACCTGTTGGCCTGGGCCGTAGGCACCGTGATCCTGTACTTCGCATTCCGTGGTGCAGACCGCGTAACCCGTCCAAGTGCTGGCGCAGTTGCCTCGGGCACTTCGCGCACTGTAGCGCCGTGGTATGGCCGTGTTGCCGTGTTCATGGTGCTGCTGCTGGTGTGTGTGGTTGCGGCTCGCGGTACCCTGCGTCAGGGGCCTCCGCTGCGCTGGGGTGATGCCTACACAACGGACTCCAACTTCGCTAACCAGTTGGGTCTCAACGGTTCCCTGTCCCTGATTGCTGCTGCCAAAAGCCGCTTCGGTGACGATCGCACCAATATCTGGAAGGCCACGCTGGAAGAGCCTGTGGCTCAGCAGACCGTGCGCGACATGCTGCTGACCGAACACGACAAGCTGGTCGATCCGGATACGGCCCCTGTGCGCCGTGACACCACGCCGCCTGCGGAAAAAACCCTGCCGATCAAGAACGTTGTTGTGATCCTGATGGAAAGCTTCGCCGGACACTCGGTGGGTGCGCTGGGTCGCCCGGGCAATATCACGCCTTACTTCGACAACCTGTCCAAGGAAGGCTTGCTGTTTGAGCGCTTCTTCTCCAACGGCACCCATACCCATCAGGGCATGTTCGCCACTATGGCCTGCTTCCCGAACCTGCCGGGTTTTGAATACCTGATGCAAACCCCGGAAGGTAGCCACAAGTTGTCCGGCCTGCCGGAATTGCTGAGTGCCCGCAAGTTCGATGATGTGTATGTCTACAACGGTGATTTTGCCTGGGACAACCAGTCGGGCTTCTTCAGCAACCAGGGCATGACTACTTTTGTGGGTCGTAACGATTTCGTTAACCCTGTGTTCTCGGACCCTACCTGGGGCGTATCTGACCAGGACATGTTCAACCGTGGCCTCGAAGAGCTGAAAAAGCGTGAAGGTAAAGAGCCTTTCTATGCGTTGCTGCAAACCCTGTCCAACCACACGCCGTATGCCTTGCCTACGCCGTTGCCGGTTGAGCCGGTGACTGATCGTGGTTCGCTCAACGAGCATTTGACGGCGATGCGTTACTCCGACTGGGCGTTGGGGCAGTTCTTCGAAAAAGCGCGTAAAGAGCCGTACTTCAAGGAAACCCTGTTTGTCGTGGTCGGCGACCACGGGTTCGGCAACGAACAGCAAATTTCCGAGATGGACCTTGGGCGTTTTAACGTGCCATTGCTGCTGATCGGGCCTGGTATTCAGGAGAAGTTCGGTGCCCGAAATGACACCGTGGGGACTCAGGTCGATATCGTGCCGACTATCATGGGTCGTCTGGGTGGCGAGTTCCGTCAGCAATGCTGGGGCCGTGACCTGCTGACCCTGCCAGAAGGCGACAAGGGCAGCGGTGTGATCAAGCCGTCCGGCAGTGACCAGACCGTGGCGATCATCAGTGACGACTACTTGCTGGTTCAACCCAAGGATATGCCGGCCAAGGTTTGGCAGTACAAATTGGGCGCCAATGCTGACGCAAAAGTGGTAACCGATTCGCCTGAAGCGACCGAGCTTAAGACAAAGCTCGAATCCTTCCTGCAAACCGCTACCAAAAGCCTGCTGGATAACACCGCAGGCGTGGCTGATCCCAAGTAA
- a CDS encoding PLDc N-terminal domain-containing protein, translating to MGSTFNGLIGLIILALDIWAIINVLKSGAGTGAKILWILLILFLPVLGLVIWAIAGPRGNVRI from the coding sequence ATGGGTTCAACGTTTAATGGTCTGATCGGTTTGATCATTCTGGCTCTCGATATCTGGGCCATCATCAACGTGCTTAAAAGTGGTGCGGGTACCGGGGCAAAAATCCTCTGGATCTTGCTGATTCTGTTCCTGCCGGTGTTGGGGCTGGTCATTTGGGCCATCGCCGGGCCGCGGGGTAATGTGCGGATTTAA